A genomic segment from Streptomyces sp. NBC_01233 encodes:
- a CDS encoding PPC domain-containing DNA-binding protein — MRAHELTVGRTFGVTFDHGEDFFEALSTFCRDNGVRQGYIPSFIGAFAEAEIVGACEKLADPDAPVWAKTYVTNVEAFGAGTLAHDPATGGILPHIHVSAGLKAQSADGRTSHLLSAKVQFLSELLIVEVTSPTMTRPRNPDLYDVPLLTFG; from the coding sequence ATGCGTGCTCACGAGCTGACCGTTGGCCGTACCTTCGGCGTCACCTTCGACCACGGGGAGGACTTCTTCGAGGCGCTGTCCACCTTCTGCCGGGACAACGGCGTACGGCAGGGCTACATCCCCTCGTTCATCGGGGCCTTCGCGGAGGCCGAGATCGTGGGTGCCTGCGAGAAGCTCGCCGACCCGGACGCACCGGTCTGGGCGAAGACGTACGTCACCAACGTTGAGGCGTTCGGCGCGGGCACGCTCGCCCATGACCCGGCCACCGGCGGGATACTTCCGCACATCCACGTCTCCGCCGGCCTGAAGGCCCAGTCGGCCGACGGCAGGACGAGCCACCTTCTTAGCGCCAAGGTCCAGTTCCTCAGCGAGCTGCTGATCGTGGAGGTCACGTCGCCCACGATGACCCGACCCCGTAACCCCGACCTCTACGACGTGCCACTGCTCACGTTCGGCTGA
- a CDS encoding nucleotidyltransferase domain-containing protein, which produces MNADVLGRWVPDRPEDVATVFAKADFPWWIAGGYAIELAVGRELRAHGDLDVLVLRRDQALVRGLLADWDLYVADPPGQGELRPWRPGEVLQPPLHDVWCRRTPKAPWSVQLMLDEAEGTQWVSRRDPAIRLPIDQLGRTSETGIPYLAPEVQLFYKAKATRDKDETDFEAVLPLLDTPVRAWLADAIKVIAPTHHWLRRLLPVSRT; this is translated from the coding sequence GTGAACGCTGACGTGTTGGGACGCTGGGTGCCGGATCGTCCCGAGGATGTAGCCACGGTCTTCGCCAAGGCGGACTTCCCGTGGTGGATCGCCGGTGGCTACGCGATCGAACTCGCGGTCGGCCGCGAGCTGCGCGCCCACGGCGATCTCGATGTTCTCGTCCTCCGGCGCGACCAGGCCCTGGTACGTGGCCTGCTGGCCGACTGGGACCTGTACGTGGCGGACCCGCCCGGCCAGGGGGAGCTTCGACCGTGGCGTCCTGGAGAGGTCCTTCAGCCGCCGCTCCACGACGTCTGGTGCCGCCGCACGCCCAAGGCGCCCTGGTCGGTGCAGCTCATGCTGGACGAGGCCGAGGGCACCCAGTGGGTCTCGCGGCGTGACCCGGCGATCCGGCTCCCGATCGACCAGCTCGGGCGCACCAGCGAGACGGGCATCCCGTATCTCGCGCCCGAGGTGCAGCTCTTCTACAAGGCGAAAGCGACCCGGGACAAGGACGAGACCGACTTCGAAGCGGTGCTGCCGCTGCTCGACACTCCGGTACGCGCCTGGCTGGCGGACGCGATCAAGGTGATCGCGCCCACCCACCACTGGCTCCGGCGGCTCCTGCCGGTCAGCCGAACGTGA
- a CDS encoding ATP-binding protein produces the protein MISAPYVALGLVYHWTDHTLNPTGEARAVLRRVLKDLGLSGDVISDGVLAVSELVANAHEHACGPYEVHVCSAAGRYVCEIHDGDPLLPPGLYRGATSSSGAELAEEVGGLLVERGRGLRIVNELAQGQWGFRVTERGAKAAWIVLAPASPVPSDGIDTDGTRASRSSTSTKRGSTTSSKEDPLSRHSDD, from the coding sequence ATGATCAGCGCGCCGTACGTCGCTCTCGGCCTCGTGTACCACTGGACCGACCACACCCTCAACCCGACCGGCGAAGCCCGCGCGGTTCTGCGACGTGTTCTCAAGGACCTGGGCCTGTCCGGGGACGTCATCAGTGACGGAGTCCTGGCCGTCTCGGAGCTCGTGGCGAACGCGCACGAGCACGCGTGTGGCCCGTACGAGGTACACGTCTGCTCGGCCGCCGGGAGATACGTCTGCGAGATCCACGACGGGGACCCTCTGCTCCCCCCGGGCCTCTATCGGGGTGCCACGTCGTCGTCGGGGGCCGAACTGGCCGAGGAAGTGGGCGGGTTGCTCGTCGAGCGTGGACGGGGCCTGCGCATCGTGAACGAGCTGGCCCAGGGGCAGTGGGGGTTCCGCGTCACTGAACGTGGCGCGAAGGCCGCCTGGATCGTGCTGGCCCCGGCGTCGCCGGTCCCGTCCGACGGGATTGACACTGACGGCACTCGGGCATCCCGTTCCAGCACTTCGACGAAACGCGGGTCCACCACGTCGTCGAAGGAGGATCCCCTTTCTCGTCATAGTGACGATTAG
- a CDS encoding damage-control phosphatase ARMT1 family protein gives MTEKTSRASGDEGVPHVGPVGAPVVLGNEPGSFAWSVLAKRHPALIQQVRDAFPYGLRQHEVLDALLDEIANGVVQPLAPADHDHERWAAWGQEHFGRSWYDAPFLWAESYFYRRLLGAVGYFGAGPWQGVDPFAPFKQAELRGDAVDEELRALDALASAAGEERATALLHASLWGNRADLGFRVSAGESAVGDAAVSALVADDSATLWELLPAGTSAAVAVVADNAGRELIPDLVLIDHLLEHGHAERVVLHVKPYPYYVSDAMTADVVDCLRRLTEAPGEAGRIGGRLWKAMAVGSLEVRTHPFFCAPLPYEEMPENLRKEFAGTTLTILKGDLNYRRLVGDRLWHPTVPFAERTAYFPGPVAALRTLKSDVVVGLKQGTLDALERSGAVWRTSGTHALIQVRP, from the coding sequence ATGACAGAGAAGACTTCCCGCGCCTCGGGCGACGAAGGTGTTCCGCACGTCGGCCCAGTTGGTGCGCCGGTCGTCCTGGGCAACGAGCCCGGCTCGTTCGCCTGGAGTGTGCTGGCCAAGCGCCACCCTGCCCTCATCCAGCAGGTACGAGACGCCTTCCCCTACGGCCTCCGGCAGCACGAGGTGCTCGACGCCCTGCTGGACGAGATCGCCAACGGTGTCGTCCAACCACTCGCCCCCGCAGACCACGACCACGAGCGCTGGGCAGCCTGGGGGCAGGAGCACTTCGGGCGCTCCTGGTACGACGCCCCGTTTCTGTGGGCGGAGAGCTACTTCTATCGCAGGCTCCTGGGCGCGGTCGGGTACTTCGGTGCTGGTCCGTGGCAGGGAGTCGATCCCTTCGCGCCGTTCAAGCAGGCCGAACTGCGAGGCGACGCGGTGGACGAGGAGCTGCGAGCCCTCGACGCGCTCGCGAGCGCCGCGGGTGAGGAGCGGGCCACGGCCCTCCTTCACGCCTCGCTCTGGGGCAACCGCGCAGACCTCGGCTTCCGGGTCTCGGCGGGGGAGTCGGCAGTGGGTGACGCCGCAGTCTCGGCCCTGGTTGCCGACGACAGCGCCACACTGTGGGAGCTCCTGCCCGCCGGCACGTCGGCCGCCGTAGCCGTGGTGGCCGACAACGCGGGACGAGAGTTGATTCCCGACCTCGTCCTCATCGACCACCTCCTCGAACACGGGCACGCCGAGCGGGTCGTACTTCACGTCAAGCCCTACCCGTACTACGTCTCCGACGCGATGACCGCGGACGTGGTCGACTGCCTGCGCCGCCTCACCGAGGCACCCGGCGAAGCAGGCCGGATCGGCGGCCGACTCTGGAAGGCCATGGCCGTGGGAAGCCTGGAGGTTCGCACCCACCCGTTCTTCTGCGCTCCGCTGCCGTACGAGGAGATGCCCGAGAATCTGCGGAAAGAGTTCGCGGGTACTACGCTCACGATCCTGAAGGGTGATCTCAACTACCGCCGACTGGTGGGCGACCGGCTGTGGCACCCGACCGTGCCGTTCGCCGAGCGCACAGCCTACTTCCCCGGGCCCGTCGCGGCGCTCCGGACCCTGAAGTCCGATGTTGTCGTCGGCCTCAAGCAGGGAACGCTGGACGCCCTCGAACGGTCCGGGGCTGTTTGGCGTACGAGCGGTACTCACGCGCTGATCCAAGTGCGCCCGTAG
- a CDS encoding MAB_1171c family putative transporter produces the protein MFDYIKYLTAAVMTLIAVWRFPAVRYADAHRRALWGGYAGFAVALWLYTPAVMDAVDRIPVVDLSALLRHFASTAAIIAALTYVATSYGRSSETVVPRHVAVSRWIARVSYGTGVMGVILLTVLFFTVVDRDKPSQNFLIDHAGQWGVAVYMTVFYFFPLITTAVCGYQWTRAARRVENTSMRVGLGLMGISMWMGLAHTLVRITILWAAVAFPLSPSTVRLLVDATAMWMNLLFLFVAVGASIPTTRAAAARWRTWLTLYRTYPLWFDLVDAFPGTSLYPPGRRLAELRHIRVPIDVRLDRWTQDIADACEKLRYYAPRDLMFAAEDITASHPDPEPAAEAYWIKAALQAADTSQANPYANAPLREKPFVDTDSEAAWLARVSTAYSHITTDQARGLLLHSIEVESEPGR, from the coding sequence GTGTTCGACTACATCAAATACCTTACTGCGGCCGTGATGACCCTCATCGCCGTATGGCGATTCCCTGCAGTTCGGTACGCCGACGCTCACCGTCGGGCGCTCTGGGGCGGTTACGCGGGATTCGCCGTAGCTCTCTGGCTCTACACGCCAGCAGTAATGGACGCGGTGGATCGCATTCCAGTAGTGGACCTGAGCGCCCTACTCAGACACTTCGCCAGTACCGCGGCGATCATCGCGGCCCTCACCTACGTCGCCACCAGCTATGGGAGGAGCTCGGAGACCGTCGTCCCCCGGCACGTAGCGGTCTCCCGCTGGATCGCCCGCGTGTCCTACGGGACGGGAGTGATGGGCGTCATTCTGCTCACGGTCCTGTTTTTCACCGTGGTGGACCGCGACAAGCCGAGCCAGAACTTCCTCATCGACCACGCTGGGCAATGGGGGGTCGCGGTCTACATGACCGTGTTCTACTTCTTTCCGCTCATCACGACCGCAGTTTGCGGCTACCAGTGGACGAGGGCGGCGCGACGGGTCGAGAACACGAGCATGCGTGTCGGGCTGGGCTTGATGGGTATTTCCATGTGGATGGGGCTGGCCCACACGTTGGTGCGTATCACCATCCTTTGGGCCGCGGTCGCGTTCCCTCTAAGCCCCTCCACGGTCCGGCTCCTTGTGGACGCCACAGCGATGTGGATGAACCTGCTCTTCCTGTTCGTTGCCGTAGGTGCGAGCATTCCCACCACCCGTGCGGCGGCGGCCCGGTGGAGAACTTGGCTCACCCTGTACAGGACTTACCCGCTCTGGTTTGACCTGGTGGATGCGTTTCCCGGGACGAGCCTGTATCCACCAGGGCGGCGTCTCGCGGAACTCAGGCACATACGCGTCCCCATTGATGTCCGCCTGGACCGATGGACTCAGGACATTGCTGACGCTTGCGAGAAGCTTCGCTATTACGCTCCACGAGACTTGATGTTCGCTGCCGAGGACATCACCGCATCGCACCCCGATCCTGAGCCGGCTGCGGAAGCGTACTGGATTAAGGCCGCACTCCAGGCTGCTGACACCTCGCAAGCCAACCCGTACGCCAATGCCCCTCTGAGAGAGAAGCCGTTCGTTGACACCGATAGTGAAGCGGCGTGGCTTGCGCGAGTCAGCACGGCCTACTCGCACATCACCACGGATCAAGCTCGGGGGCTTCTCCTGCATTCCATAGAGGTGGAATCCGAACCGGGCCGCTAG
- a CDS encoding HAD-IA family hydrolase: MSNRRTGLILDFGGVLTTPLLPAVLAFEQREGLPQGACLRALYKDEEGVRITSDLERGVVSQTEWNEFAGKMLGVPTDNLMGRIFGALRPEPLMINAAATERRAGIKVGILSNSVGLAPWDLYDGYELERLYDVVVISEQHLLRKPDPELFEITLKLMDLSADECVFVDDTEAYVQAAEQLGLAGVHNQDPRQTVVTLSELLGVDLTAS, translated from the coding sequence ATGTCCAACCGCCGCACGGGCCTCATCCTCGATTTCGGAGGCGTTCTCACCACTCCGCTGCTGCCCGCAGTGCTCGCGTTCGAGCAGCGCGAGGGCCTCCCGCAGGGCGCCTGCCTCAGGGCCCTGTACAAGGACGAGGAGGGCGTCCGGATCACCAGCGACCTCGAGCGCGGAGTGGTCTCACAGACTGAGTGGAACGAGTTCGCGGGCAAGATGCTGGGCGTGCCGACTGACAACTTGATGGGCCGTATCTTCGGCGCACTTCGCCCCGAGCCGCTGATGATCAATGCGGCAGCCACGGAGAGGCGGGCCGGGATCAAGGTGGGCATCCTGTCCAACAGCGTGGGGCTCGCCCCTTGGGACCTGTACGACGGCTACGAGCTTGAGCGGCTGTACGACGTCGTGGTGATCTCCGAGCAGCACCTGCTGCGCAAGCCTGACCCCGAGCTCTTCGAGATCACGCTCAAGCTCATGGATCTGTCGGCCGATGAGTGCGTCTTCGTCGACGATACCGAAGCGTACGTCCAGGCAGCAGAACAGCTCGGCCTCGCGGGGGTGCACAACCAGGACCCTCGGCAGACGGTGGTCACTCTCTCCGAGCTGCTCGGCGTGGACCTCACGGCGTCGTAG
- a CDS encoding helix-turn-helix domain-containing protein, whose product MPRQFDGSRVRAVRRGKDLHQKELAEMVGVSAPTVARWESGQDFPKGEKLPAIAAALGQSLDALFPHDGPPDLQLLRCDAGLSVAQAAAIIGASRVPVSNAESGRRRLSDAYVQPLAEAYGVTEEELLAAQDCSFGLRPRASRDEHASAPRTVGEKINYLLQHGYVGQEAPSDEEIARIVNEHAGVAAVTADDIAALRTGATTEASDVVRAGLAEALQVDAALFQDDAEVDPAAREFLEALRFLGSIHRGQILGLAARGNGGGLSAEMMAKINELVGELKHKLPEVQDVQ is encoded by the coding sequence GTGCCACGTCAGTTCGACGGCAGCCGCGTGCGCGCTGTCCGGCGGGGCAAGGACCTCCACCAGAAGGAATTGGCCGAGATGGTGGGCGTCAGCGCCCCCACGGTCGCGCGATGGGAGAGCGGCCAGGACTTCCCCAAGGGTGAGAAGCTCCCCGCAATCGCAGCGGCGCTCGGTCAGTCGCTTGATGCCCTTTTCCCCCACGACGGTCCGCCGGACCTGCAGCTACTGCGCTGCGACGCCGGCCTCAGCGTGGCGCAGGCCGCTGCGATCATCGGTGCAAGCCGCGTGCCGGTGAGCAACGCCGAATCCGGCCGGCGCCGGCTCAGTGATGCTTACGTGCAGCCGCTCGCAGAGGCGTACGGGGTGACCGAAGAGGAGTTGCTGGCCGCCCAGGACTGCTCGTTCGGGCTTCGCCCCAGGGCCTCGCGTGACGAGCATGCGTCCGCGCCCCGCACGGTGGGAGAGAAGATCAACTACCTCCTGCAGCACGGGTACGTTGGTCAGGAAGCGCCCTCCGATGAGGAGATTGCGCGAATCGTCAACGAGCATGCGGGCGTGGCGGCCGTCACCGCCGACGACATCGCCGCCCTTCGCACGGGCGCCACGACGGAGGCTTCTGACGTGGTGCGTGCCGGCCTAGCTGAGGCGCTTCAGGTCGACGCGGCCCTCTTCCAGGACGATGCCGAGGTCGACCCTGCGGCCCGCGAATTCCTGGAGGCACTCCGCTTCCTCGGCTCGATTCACAGGGGGCAGATCCTCGGCCTGGCTGCCCGCGGCAACGGCGGGGGCCTGTCTGCCGAGATGATGGCCAAGATCAACGAGCTCGTCGGAGAGCTGAAGCACAAGCTGCCAGAGGTGCAGGACGTGCAGTAA
- a CDS encoding transcriptional regulator, whose product MLAMPIGTPACPDAGRQRRLAAQLADMIAGAATIRVSFDDPKQTWPHLHAVVKDEAGKTMDLGRTTARVAGRWILRAWPEADWTRPHTFHLADATLTRSDLVAAGRGR is encoded by the coding sequence ATGCTCGCCATGCCGATCGGAACCCCGGCCTGCCCGGACGCTGGCCGCCAGCGCCGCCTCGCCGCCCAGCTCGCGGACATGATCGCGGGCGCGGCCACCATCCGGGTCAGCTTCGACGACCCGAAGCAGACGTGGCCCCACCTGCACGCCGTCGTCAAGGACGAGGCCGGGAAGACCATGGATCTGGGCCGCACCACCGCCAGGGTCGCGGGCCGCTGGATCCTGCGGGCCTGGCCGGAGGCGGACTGGACGCGACCGCACACCTTTCACCTCGCCGACGCCACCCTCACCCGCAGCGACCTGGTCGCCGCCGGTCGGGGCCGCTGA
- a CDS encoding ATP-binding protein has translation MRTRHREPQTLGEGTLDRMARILATRNIAPGAAPAQDPETVSPLEALSAGMPPRYRAAVADHPQVLAWVRTVAEAAVAPNQGARRQVTTGPSLLMAGVVGAGKTHQAYGAVRRLVQSGVGVRWRATTAADLYADLRPRPGADSERELAAVSRCPLLIIDDLGAAKASEWVEEVTYRLINRRYNYELPTLITTNLAIRDLRAHLGDRVASRLAQMTTRVEFEQVDRRRHRLAA, from the coding sequence ATGCGCACCCGTCACCGCGAACCGCAGACCCTCGGCGAGGGCACCCTGGACCGGATGGCCCGGATCCTGGCCACCCGCAACATCGCTCCCGGCGCTGCACCGGCCCAGGACCCCGAGACCGTCTCCCCGCTGGAGGCGCTGTCGGCCGGGATGCCCCCGCGCTACCGGGCCGCCGTCGCCGACCACCCCCAGGTCCTGGCCTGGGTCCGGACCGTCGCCGAGGCCGCCGTCGCTCCCAACCAGGGAGCCAGGCGACAGGTCACCACCGGCCCCAGCCTGCTGATGGCCGGCGTCGTCGGCGCGGGCAAGACGCACCAGGCGTACGGCGCGGTCCGGCGATTGGTACAGAGCGGAGTCGGCGTGCGCTGGCGCGCGACCACCGCCGCCGACCTGTACGCCGACCTGCGGCCCCGGCCCGGAGCCGACAGCGAGCGGGAGCTGGCCGCCGTCAGCCGCTGCCCGCTGCTGATCATCGACGACCTCGGCGCGGCCAAGGCCAGCGAGTGGGTCGAGGAAGTGACGTACCGGCTGATCAACCGCCGGTACAACTACGAGCTTCCGACCCTGATCACCACCAACCTGGCGATCAGGGACCTCCGGGCCCACCTCGGCGACCGGGTCGCCTCCCGGCTCGCACAGATGACCACCCGGGTCGAGTTCGAGCAGGTCGACCGCAGACGACACCGTCTCGCGGCCTGA
- a CDS encoding WhiB family transcriptional regulator, which produces MTSTTHSPVRHRSLGDHTWRDEAICQSTEYNPVDPEIFFPDPDETDKITAAKALCGQCPVRRTCLDAALEAGDTDGIRGGLTEEERGPLHEKIAHRLDYSRVNDTIAGRDIHLTKAERRAVIRAAYRHGVTEQRLAWLLKITEEHAQKRYRELRRALRNRDLNQPETATASSESGGERLGRGDFGTAA; this is translated from the coding sequence ATGACCAGCACGACGCACAGCCCTGTCCGCCACCGGTCGCTCGGCGACCACACCTGGCGGGACGAGGCCATCTGCCAGAGCACCGAGTACAACCCGGTGGACCCCGAGATCTTCTTCCCGGACCCCGATGAGACCGACAAGATCACCGCAGCGAAGGCGCTGTGCGGCCAGTGCCCGGTCCGCCGCACCTGCCTGGACGCCGCCCTGGAAGCCGGTGACACCGACGGCATCCGAGGCGGACTGACCGAAGAGGAGCGCGGACCACTGCACGAGAAGATCGCCCACCGCCTCGACTACAGTCGCGTCAACGACACCATCGCCGGTCGCGACATCCACCTCACCAAGGCCGAGCGCCGCGCGGTCATCCGCGCCGCCTACCGCCACGGGGTGACCGAGCAGCGCCTGGCCTGGCTCCTCAAGATCACCGAGGAGCACGCCCAGAAGCGGTACCGCGAACTCCGCCGCGCCCTACGCAACCGAGACCTGAACCAGCCCGAGACGGCCACCGCCTCGTCCGAGTCCGGCGGCGAGCGCCTGGGTCGCGGCGACTTCGGGACGGCGGCGTGA
- a CDS encoding DUF2637 domain-containing protein: MTAPKTAHISGWDRAVVIALGGAGCALSYDALQQMAVAIHIRGFLTYLFPLVIDGFIAYGVRALLVLRDAPLRARLYVWTLFGTATAASIWANALHAVRLNEDAVAGNGLRLGDTVVAVLSTIAPLALAGAVHLYILIARGPVKDREDLGHLGHPGQGDRRAGVEVTRTDRVGQNRSAVGQVKPGQSVATLTDRPPLSPEKQARASRSLTGDSAPVGSSNPVTDDRGQSHEAADLPGQSDSARPVTDRPDDAPVTGDQDSLAAGTTPPVTPPRAADREARTAGDRRPDPDTEELLKIARSAVRAEDKLTRKVVAQAIRGQQIPLSSDTLTALMAQLRAQHGQPVTSARN, from the coding sequence ATGACCGCGCCGAAGACGGCGCACATATCCGGCTGGGACCGCGCGGTCGTCATCGCCCTCGGCGGCGCGGGATGTGCGCTGTCGTACGACGCGCTGCAGCAGATGGCCGTCGCCATCCACATCCGAGGCTTCCTCACCTACCTCTTCCCCCTGGTGATCGACGGGTTCATCGCCTACGGCGTCCGGGCGCTCCTGGTCCTCCGCGACGCGCCGCTGCGCGCCCGGCTCTACGTCTGGACGCTCTTCGGCACGGCCACCGCCGCCAGCATCTGGGCCAACGCGCTCCACGCGGTGCGGCTCAACGAGGACGCGGTCGCCGGCAACGGCCTCCGGCTCGGGGACACCGTGGTCGCGGTGCTGTCCACCATCGCCCCGCTCGCCCTGGCCGGAGCGGTCCACCTCTACATCCTCATCGCCCGGGGGCCGGTCAAGGACCGTGAGGACCTCGGTCACCTCGGTCACCCCGGTCAGGGTGACCGGCGCGCCGGTGTCGAGGTCACCCGGACTGACCGGGTCGGTCAGAACCGGTCGGCGGTCGGTCAGGTCAAGCCCGGTCAGTCGGTCGCCACGCTCACCGACCGGCCGCCGCTGTCTCCGGAAAAGCAGGCTCGTGCCTCCCGGTCACTGACCGGGGACAGCGCCCCGGTGGGCAGCAGCAACCCGGTCACCGATGACCGAGGACAGTCGCACGAGGCCGCTGACCTGCCCGGACAGTCGGACTCCGCTCGGCCGGTCACTGACCGACCCGACGACGCCCCGGTCACCGGCGACCAGGACAGCCTGGCGGCGGGCACCACCCCGCCGGTCACTCCGCCGCGGGCCGCTGACCGAGAGGCCCGGACAGCCGGTGACCGTCGGCCCGACCCGGACACCGAGGAACTGTTGAAGATCGCCCGGTCAGCGGTCAGGGCCGAGGACAAGCTGACCCGCAAGGTGGTCGCCCAGGCGATCCGCGGTCAGCAGATCCCGCTCTCCAGCGACACCCTGACCGCCCTCATGGCCCAGCTCCGCGCCCAGCACGGACAGCCGGTCACCTCCGCCCGGAACTGA
- a CDS encoding plasmid mobilization protein: MTTDDPAVTTAGQQRDPTTAPGGASYRVRRSYGPSYALAPAPEGGGSPVGSRARALGNQPGNRHQGAPVTGGETDRDEHREQSSPRPAAFPDRKPRRRSRNPSERTRKTTTRLSDTEKAEIVAAAAQRGVTVARFLAAAGLATARGSTALHTNERLDAAIDELAALRTALARIGNNINQIAYVHNAGGQPRPGELEHALSVLTRSLGRLDDAANDLVTRRL, translated from the coding sequence GTGACCACCGACGACCCGGCGGTGACCACCGCCGGACAGCAGCGTGACCCCACGACGGCTCCTGGCGGAGCAAGCTATCGCGTACGACGGTCCTACGGCCCGTCGTACGCACTTGCCCCCGCCCCGGAGGGCGGGGGAAGCCCGGTTGGTTCCCGAGCGAGGGCGCTCGGGAACCAACCGGGCAACCGGCACCAGGGGGCGCCGGTCACCGGGGGAGAAACCGATCGCGACGAACACCGCGAGCAGTCGAGCCCGCGCCCAGCCGCCTTCCCCGACCGCAAACCCCGCCGCCGCAGCCGCAACCCGAGCGAACGCACCCGCAAGACCACCACCCGCCTCTCCGACACCGAGAAAGCCGAGATCGTCGCCGCCGCCGCGCAGCGCGGCGTCACCGTCGCCCGTTTCCTCGCCGCCGCCGGCCTCGCAACCGCCCGCGGTTCGACCGCCCTGCACACCAACGAACGACTCGACGCGGCCATCGACGAACTCGCCGCCCTGCGCACCGCCCTGGCCCGGATCGGCAACAACATCAACCAGATCGCCTACGTCCACAACGCCGGCGGGCAGCCACGCCCCGGTGAACTCGAACACGCACTGAGCGTTCTGACCCGGTCCCTCGGCCGCCTCGACGACGCGGCGAACGACCTGGTGACCAGGCGGCTGTGA